In a genomic window of Streptococcus mitis NCTC 12261:
- a CDS encoding CPBP family intramembrane glutamic endopeptidase, with protein sequence MKNKKIFKDFQASKMSLYIYTSLLLAFVFVFVGEFVAYTLYGISLLALIGLARNFGESGQAFAAFLQTLLQSLTDKTSDFRLILELLSFGFVLNTVFRWTRKVEKRPIRTLGFYRENFFSNLLKGFGIGLALFLLTLLGLVALGQYRFESIHLNPYSLAFVIFTVPFWILQGTTEEVVARAWLLPQLASRTNLKLAVLISSLFFTLLHAGNSGLTPLSLVNLFLFGVAMSLYLLKTDTVWGVAGIHGAWNFAQGNLFGILVSGQPSGTSLMTFLPQGNQDWLSGGSFGIEGSIMTSLILLLLIVYLAYQLKKENERM encoded by the coding sequence ATGAAGAACAAAAAAATATTTAAAGACTTCCAAGCTTCAAAAATGAGTTTATACATTTACACAAGTCTCTTGTTAGCCTTTGTTTTTGTCTTCGTAGGAGAGTTTGTGGCTTATACTTTGTATGGTATTAGTTTGTTAGCACTCATCGGACTTGCTAGAAATTTTGGAGAGAGTGGTCAAGCTTTTGCTGCCTTCTTACAAACCTTGCTTCAGAGCTTGACGGATAAAACAAGTGACTTTCGTTTAATTTTAGAATTGCTGTCCTTTGGTTTCGTTCTCAACACTGTGTTCAGATGGACTAGAAAAGTTGAGAAAAGACCTATTCGAACCTTGGGATTTTATAGAGAGAATTTCTTCAGCAATCTTCTTAAAGGATTTGGTATAGGTCTGGCACTTTTTCTTCTGACCTTGTTAGGTTTAGTAGCATTAGGGCAATATCGTTTTGAGTCCATTCACTTGAATCCTTATTCGCTAGCCTTTGTCATTTTTACCGTTCCATTTTGGATTTTACAGGGGACAACAGAAGAAGTGGTGGCCCGTGCTTGGCTCCTTCCTCAATTGGCCTCAAGAACCAATCTAAAACTAGCTGTTCTTATATCTAGCCTGTTCTTTACCCTGCTTCATGCGGGAAATTCTGGTCTCACCCCTCTATCTCTAGTGAATCTCTTTTTATTCGGAGTTGCCATGTCACTTTACCTCCTCAAAACAGATACAGTTTGGGGTGTAGCAGGTATTCATGGGGCTTGGAATTTTGCTCAGGGAAATCTTTTTGGGATTTTAGTTAGTGGTCAGCCGTCAGGAACGTCTTTGATGACCTTTTTACCACAAGGTAATCAAGATTGGCTATCAGGTGGCTCTTTTGGGATAGAAGGATCTATCATGACAAGTCTGATCTTGCTACTGCTGATTGTCTATCTCGCTTATCAATTAAAGAAAGAAAATGAAAGGATGTGA